A genome region from Rhizobium favelukesii includes the following:
- a CDS encoding ABC transporter permease has protein sequence MTAATSSNTSPASANGSVLLTLMKLRTFIALFAVIIFFAIFAPNFTSTANMILMSKHVALNAFLAMGMTFVIITGGIDLSVGSIVGLCGMVAGGLILYGIELPIGYTIYFNLFEIVFITLSIGLLIGLINGLLITKLNVAPFIATLGTLYIARGLALLSSDGQTFPNLVGRPEYATTGFDFFGAGRIFGLPVSIWILIVLALLAAYVARSTPIGRHIFAVGGNERAARMSGIRVDLVKIFVYMFSGLCAAIVGVIISSELMASHPATGESFELNAIAAAVLGGTSMSGGRGTIGGTIIGAFVIGILSDGLVMMGVSSFWQMVIKGLVIIIAVVVDQAQRRLQQRVTLMQMAKAG, from the coding sequence ATGACGGCGGCCACCTCATCCAATACTTCGCCTGCGAGCGCGAACGGTTCTGTACTGCTGACGCTGATGAAGCTCAGGACGTTCATCGCGCTGTTTGCCGTTATCATCTTCTTTGCGATCTTCGCGCCGAACTTCACCTCGACTGCAAACATGATCCTGATGTCGAAGCATGTCGCGCTCAACGCCTTCCTGGCGATGGGCATGACCTTCGTCATCATCACCGGCGGCATCGACCTGTCAGTCGGATCGATCGTCGGGCTTTGCGGCATGGTCGCCGGCGGTCTGATCCTTTACGGCATCGAACTGCCAATCGGCTACACCATCTATTTCAACCTCTTCGAGATCGTATTCATCACGCTTTCGATCGGCCTCCTCATCGGCCTCATCAATGGTCTGCTGATTACCAAGCTCAACGTCGCGCCCTTTATTGCGACGCTCGGCACCCTTTACATCGCACGTGGGCTGGCGCTGCTCTCGTCGGACGGCCAGACCTTTCCGAATCTTGTCGGCCGGCCCGAATATGCGACGACCGGCTTCGACTTCTTCGGCGCGGGGCGCATTTTCGGCCTGCCGGTATCGATCTGGATTCTGATCGTACTTGCGCTGCTCGCCGCCTATGTCGCGCGCTCGACGCCAATTGGCCGTCATATCTTTGCCGTCGGCGGTAACGAGCGCGCCGCACGGATGTCGGGTATCCGCGTCGACCTGGTAAAGATCTTCGTCTACATGTTCTCCGGCCTTTGCGCGGCGATCGTCGGTGTCATCATCTCGTCAGAGTTGATGGCCTCGCACCCGGCGACCGGTGAGAGCTTCGAGCTCAACGCGATCGCCGCGGCCGTTCTTGGCGGCACGTCGATGTCGGGCGGACGCGGGACGATCGGCGGCACGATCATCGGAGCATTCGTGATCGGCATTCTCTCGGATGGATTGGTGATGATGGGGGTCTCGTCCTTCTGGCAGATGGTCATCAAGGGATTGGTGATCATCATCGCCGTGGTTGTCGACCAGGCGCAGCGCCGCCTGCAACAACGCGTCACTCTCATGCAGATGGCAAAGGCAGGTTGA
- a CDS encoding sugar ABC transporter ATP-binding protein, with amino-acid sequence MTANKISTHGIILRLDDVSKVYSGIVAVKRAHLELRQGAVNVLVGENGAGKSTLMKIIAGVEHPTHGRIILDGEPVSFNSPADAQAHGIGMIFQELNLFANMSVAENIFATREMTRGLFGIDHKAQVQKANAFLKRLDAGIDGETMVEDLPIGQQQLVEIAKAMSLNARILIMDEPTSALSAAEVEILFKVIAELKAQGVAIVYISHRLEELMRIGDYITVLRDGQITGQAMVRDIDTRWIVRSMIGSDAKDFAKSVDHAVGSEVFRAENISLPRATGGLSVNNVSLSVKAGEILGIYGLMGAGRSEFFECVIGRHMHSTGKIFIDGKEVRARDTTRRIRRGLALIPEDRQREGLVQVLSIASNLTLASLGRFTRLFHIDGSAEKNAIRDAIRDLSIKAPNPDFEVTSMSGGNQQKVVIGKALMTNPKVLLMDEPSRGIDVGAKADVFRTMRRLAANGLAILFSTSDLEEVMALSDRIAVLSNGQLVAVFDRSEATEEAIIAASAKGHGHQGKLAS; translated from the coding sequence ATGACCGCAAACAAGATATCGACGCACGGCATCATCCTGCGGCTCGACGATGTGTCGAAGGTCTATTCGGGTATCGTCGCGGTGAAGCGCGCCCATCTCGAACTGCGCCAGGGCGCGGTCAACGTCCTGGTGGGCGAAAACGGCGCAGGCAAGTCGACACTCATGAAGATCATCGCCGGCGTCGAGCACCCGACGCACGGCCGCATCATCCTTGACGGCGAGCCGGTATCTTTCAACAGCCCGGCCGATGCGCAGGCGCACGGCATCGGTATGATCTTTCAGGAGCTCAATCTCTTTGCCAACATGTCGGTCGCAGAAAATATCTTCGCCACGCGCGAGATGACGCGCGGCCTCTTCGGTATCGATCACAAGGCGCAGGTCCAAAAAGCCAATGCATTTTTGAAGCGTTTGGATGCCGGGATTGACGGGGAGACGATGGTCGAGGATTTGCCCATCGGCCAGCAGCAGCTCGTCGAGATCGCCAAGGCGATGTCGTTGAATGCGCGTATCCTGATCATGGACGAGCCGACATCCGCTCTTTCGGCTGCTGAAGTTGAAATCCTGTTTAAGGTGATTGCCGAACTCAAAGCCCAGGGCGTCGCGATCGTCTACATCTCGCACCGACTGGAAGAGCTGATGCGGATCGGCGACTACATCACGGTGCTACGCGACGGCCAAATCACCGGTCAGGCAATGGTCCGCGATATCGACACGCGTTGGATCGTGCGCTCCATGATCGGCTCGGACGCCAAGGATTTTGCAAAGTCTGTGGACCACGCCGTCGGCAGCGAGGTCTTTCGCGCCGAAAACATCAGCCTGCCGCGAGCCACGGGTGGGCTTTCGGTCAACAACGTCTCCTTATCGGTCAAGGCAGGCGAAATACTCGGCATTTATGGCCTCATGGGTGCGGGGCGCAGCGAGTTCTTCGAATGCGTGATCGGACGTCACATGCACTCGACCGGCAAAATCTTCATCGATGGCAAGGAAGTTCGCGCCCGCGATACCACGCGGCGTATCCGACGCGGACTTGCCCTGATTCCGGAAGACAGGCAGCGGGAGGGTCTGGTCCAGGTCCTTTCCATCGCTTCCAACCTAACCCTGGCAAGCCTTGGCCGCTTCACCCGCCTCTTCCATATCGACGGCAGCGCCGAGAAGAACGCCATTCGCGATGCGATCCGCGATCTTTCAATCAAGGCGCCCAACCCGGATTTCGAAGTAACCTCTATGTCGGGCGGCAATCAGCAGAAGGTGGTCATCGGCAAGGCACTGATGACCAATCCAAAGGTGCTTTTGATGGACGAGCCAAGCCGTGGCATCGATGTGGGCGCCAAGGCCGATGTCTTTCGCACCATGCGCCGGCTGGCGGCAAACGGGCTCGCCATTTTGTTTTCGACGTCTGACCTCGAAGAGGTCATGGCGCTTTCCGATCGAATCGCGGTCTTAAGCAACGGCCAGCTGGTCGCCGTCTTCGACCGGAGCGAGGCCACGGAAGAAGCCATCATCGCGGCTTCGGCCAAGGGACACGGACATCAAGGGAAACTCGCGTCATGA
- a CDS encoding DUF2291 family protein: protein MLRMKGALLAAVVVAMLPGCKIIKTPTAEEKAAAAAKTAFDPNAKVEAIWQSEVIPYFEKRSGELKDVVQLATSSPDQAGEKYGNPRKQSSSPWTYAVKVNGKVIAADTASRAATLDVDADGDGKADAKVQIGPALRGTALRDTLDFVNFNEFKNQIEWAQFGKAFNEKANAAFLSAVPREGLVGKTVTAIGAFPLPNGGQLPFVTPSELTVGS, encoded by the coding sequence ATGTTGAGAATGAAGGGCGCCCTACTCGCTGCTGTGGTGGTGGCGATGTTGCCCGGTTGCAAGATCATCAAGACGCCAACCGCAGAAGAAAAGGCGGCGGCAGCGGCCAAGACCGCCTTCGACCCGAACGCAAAGGTCGAGGCGATCTGGCAGTCCGAGGTCATACCCTATTTCGAGAAGCGCTCCGGCGAACTCAAAGACGTCGTGCAACTGGCCACTTCCAGCCCCGATCAGGCGGGCGAGAAATACGGCAATCCGCGCAAGCAGAGCAGCTCGCCGTGGACGTATGCGGTAAAAGTCAACGGCAAGGTCATTGCTGCCGATACAGCCTCGCGCGCGGCAACGCTCGATGTCGACGCCGATGGCGATGGCAAGGCCGATGCGAAGGTACAGATCGGGCCGGCGCTGCGAGGCACGGCGCTGCGCGACACGCTGGACTTTGTCAATTTCAACGAATTCAAGAACCAGATCGAGTGGGCTCAGTTCGGCAAGGCGTTCAACGAGAAGGCCAATGCGGCCTTCCTGTCCGCCGTCCCGCGCGAAGGCCTTGTCGGCAAGACAGTAACCGCGATTGGCGCCTTTCCGCTCCCCAACGGCGGCCAGCTTCCATTCGTCACTCCCTCCGAACTGACGGTGGGATCATGA
- a CDS encoding D-ribose ABC transporter substrate-binding protein has product MRLTRRLTLTAFAGALALGTAIPAYSADLIAIITPAHDNPFFKAEAVGAEAKAKELGYEALVMTHDDDANKQSEMIDTAIGRGAKAIILDNAGADASVAAVKKAKDAGIPSFLIDREINATGVAVAQIVSNNYQGAQLGAQEFVKLMGEKGNYVELVGKESDTNAGIRSQGYHDVIDDYPDLKSVAKQSANWSQTEAYSKMETILQANPNIKGVISGNDTMAMGAIAALQAAGRKDVIVVGFDGSNDVRDSIRSGGIKATVLQPAYAQAQLAVEQADAYIKNKTTPKEEKQLMDCVLINADNVDKLETFALTN; this is encoded by the coding sequence ATGAGACTAACGCGTAGACTGACACTTACAGCCTTTGCCGGCGCACTGGCGCTCGGAACTGCCATTCCGGCCTATTCGGCCGACCTCATCGCCATCATCACGCCGGCGCATGACAATCCCTTCTTTAAGGCAGAAGCCGTCGGCGCCGAAGCAAAGGCGAAGGAACTTGGCTACGAAGCCCTCGTCATGACGCATGATGACGATGCCAACAAGCAGTCGGAAATGATCGACACCGCGATCGGACGCGGCGCCAAGGCGATCATTCTCGACAACGCTGGAGCGGACGCGTCTGTCGCAGCCGTCAAGAAGGCAAAGGATGCGGGCATCCCCTCCTTCCTGATCGATCGCGAAATCAACGCAACCGGCGTGGCTGTTGCCCAGATCGTCTCGAACAACTACCAGGGCGCGCAGCTCGGCGCGCAGGAATTCGTCAAGCTGATGGGCGAGAAAGGCAACTACGTCGAGCTGGTCGGCAAGGAGTCTGACACCAATGCCGGCATCCGCTCGCAAGGCTATCACGACGTCATTGACGACTATCCGGACTTGAAGTCAGTCGCCAAGCAGTCGGCGAACTGGAGCCAGACGGAAGCCTACTCGAAGATGGAAACCATCCTGCAGGCAAATCCAAACATCAAGGGCGTCATCTCCGGCAACGACACCATGGCCATGGGCGCGATCGCAGCACTGCAGGCGGCCGGGCGCAAGGACGTGATCGTCGTCGGCTTCGACGGCTCCAACGACGTGCGCGACTCCATCAGGTCTGGCGGCATCAAGGCGACCGTTCTGCAGCCCGCCTATGCACAGGCTCAGTTGGCTGTCGAGCAGGCAGACGCCTACATCAAGAACAAGACCACGCCCAAGGAAGAGAAGCAGTTGATGGATTGCGTTCTCATCAACGCAGACAATGTTGACAAGCTCGAGACCTTCGCTCTGACGAACTAA
- a CDS encoding phosphogluconate dehydrogenase C-terminal domain-containing protein — MTKIALFGAGGKMGYRLAKNLKGSRFNVRHVEVSDAGKTRLKNDLGLDCLPVDAALDGAEVVILAVPDSAIGKVAASVVDKLKPDTMVVVLDAAAPFAGHLPKRDDLTYFVTHPCHPPIFNDETDMPAKKDHFGGLFAKQHIVSALMQGPESAYALGEEIAKLIWAPVMRSHRVTVDQLAMLEPGLSETVCASLLVVMRQAMDECVARGVPEEAARDFLLGHMNVLGAVIFKEVDGVFSDACNKAIEFGIPALMRDDWKKVFEPQEIAESIRRIT, encoded by the coding sequence ATGACTAAGATTGCCCTCTTCGGTGCCGGCGGGAAAATGGGGTACCGGCTTGCGAAAAATCTCAAGGGTTCGCGTTTCAACGTGCGCCACGTTGAGGTTAGCGACGCAGGTAAAACCCGTTTGAAGAATGATCTTGGCCTCGATTGCCTACCGGTCGATGCTGCCCTCGATGGCGCGGAAGTGGTTATCCTTGCCGTGCCCGACAGCGCGATCGGGAAAGTCGCGGCAAGCGTCGTCGACAAGCTGAAACCCGACACCATGGTTGTCGTGCTGGATGCTGCGGCCCCCTTTGCCGGTCACCTGCCGAAGCGCGACGATCTCACCTATTTCGTCACCCATCCCTGTCATCCGCCAATCTTCAACGACGAAACGGACATGCCGGCGAAGAAGGACCACTTCGGCGGCCTGTTCGCCAAGCAGCACATTGTCTCGGCGCTGATGCAGGGGCCCGAAAGCGCCTACGCTCTCGGTGAGGAAATCGCCAAGCTCATCTGGGCCCCAGTCATGCGCTCGCACCGGGTCACGGTCGACCAGCTTGCCATGCTCGAACCTGGGCTGTCGGAAACGGTGTGCGCATCGCTGCTCGTCGTCATGCGACAGGCCATGGATGAATGCGTTGCACGCGGCGTGCCTGAAGAAGCTGCCCGCGACTTCCTGCTCGGCCATATGAACGTGCTCGGCGCGGTCATCTTTAAGGAAGTCGACGGCGTCTTCTCAGATGCCTGCAACAAGGCGATCGAATTCGGCATTCCAGCCCTGATGCGCGACGACTGGAAAAAGGTATTCGAACCACAGGAGATCGCCGAAAGCATCCGGCGCATCACCTGA
- a CDS encoding RpiB/LacA/LacB family sugar-phosphate isomerase yields the protein MKIAIGADSAGKPLLDVIAAHLGSKADLEVHDLSQSGFYADLSQRLAQTIVNGEHHRGILICGTGIGVCISANKVPGIRAALTHDTYSAERAAKSNNAQIITMGARVIGPELAKSIVDVWLASEFDPQGPSAGNVQAIDRLDAEKPAS from the coding sequence ATGAAGATCGCAATTGGCGCAGACAGCGCCGGCAAACCACTCTTGGATGTCATTGCTGCCCATCTTGGAAGCAAGGCCGACCTCGAAGTCCATGATCTTAGCCAATCCGGCTTCTATGCCGACCTTTCCCAGCGTCTCGCGCAGACGATTGTCAACGGCGAACATCACCGCGGCATCCTGATTTGCGGCACGGGCATCGGCGTCTGTATTTCTGCAAACAAGGTGCCAGGCATTCGCGCTGCTCTCACGCACGATACCTATTCCGCAGAGCGTGCGGCGAAATCGAACAACGCACAAATCATTACGATGGGCGCACGTGTCATCGGACCAGAACTGGCGAAATCGATCGTCGATGTCTGGCTTGCCTCCGAATTCGACCCGCAGGGTCCGTCGGCTGGAAATGTCCAGGCAATTGACAGGCTCGACGCTGAAAAGCCCGCATCATAA
- a CDS encoding triose-phosphate isomerase produces MVFWVGTSFKMNKTVAEALAFARRLAETDYERDVRVQRFVIPSFTAVGEVKRALAGTSVKVGAQNMHWEDAGAWTGEISPLMLKDCELDIVELGHSERREHFGETDETVGLKVSAAIRHGLIPVICIGETLQERQQGQADAVVRRQVEKALAGVGSAAGHAPILLAYEPVWAIGVNGIPATADYVSQRHGKIAELARSILGRSVPVLYGGSVNPQNCEELISQAHVGGLFIGRSAWSVDGYLDILHRVSAAIERKISVPAGE; encoded by the coding sequence ATGGTTTTCTGGGTCGGCACCAGCTTCAAGATGAACAAGACCGTTGCCGAAGCGCTCGCCTTCGCGCGCCGCCTTGCCGAGACAGACTACGAACGCGACGTTCGCGTACAGCGGTTCGTCATTCCATCGTTTACCGCCGTCGGCGAGGTCAAACGCGCGCTTGCCGGTACTTCGGTGAAGGTCGGCGCTCAAAACATGCACTGGGAGGATGCCGGTGCCTGGACGGGAGAGATTTCTCCCTTGATGCTGAAGGACTGTGAGCTCGACATCGTCGAGTTGGGTCATTCCGAACGACGCGAGCATTTCGGGGAGACCGACGAAACCGTCGGCCTCAAGGTTTCGGCCGCTATCCGTCACGGTCTCATTCCCGTGATCTGCATCGGCGAGACATTGCAGGAACGCCAGCAAGGCCAAGCCGATGCTGTCGTGCGGCGGCAGGTCGAGAAAGCTCTGGCGGGCGTGGGCAGCGCAGCCGGCCACGCTCCGATCCTGCTCGCTTACGAACCCGTCTGGGCGATCGGTGTGAACGGTATTCCGGCAACAGCCGACTATGTCTCGCAGCGGCACGGAAAGATCGCCGAATTGGCCAGGTCCATTCTTGGCCGTTCGGTGCCGGTCCTCTACGGCGGAAGCGTCAACCCGCAAAACTGCGAGGAACTGATCAGCCAGGCGCACGTCGGCGGGCTGTTCATCGGCCGTTCGGCTTGGTCCGTCGACGGTTACCTCGACATTCTTCACCGCGTTAGCGCGGCGATCGAACGCAAAATTTCTGTGCCCGCAGGCGAGTGA
- a CDS encoding four-carbon acid sugar kinase family protein, with product MDRLLVSYYGDDFTGSTDVMEALASNGVATVLFLDIPTPKMLARFKDCRAIGIAGTSRSETPAWMQQHLTPAFEWLKSLGAAICHYKVCSTFDSGPEIGSIGKAIEIGRATFGQSTAPVIVGAPQLGRYTAFGTLFAAYQGRIFRIDRHPVMSRHPVTPMDEADLAIHLAKQTRVPIVVADPDAITSTDADARIDELAQNAPGILLIDVDSAATQEAAGQQLLRLTSRSGSFVAGSSGVEYALLRAWRHNGLISENSVEFPDVGPVDRLAVVSGSVSPTTERQIRSAVDNGFESVALDPLALVSEDGDRCVDGAVQAGIQKLKEGKSVIIHTALGPSADIGADIDKHPGARHKLGRALGTVLRRLIEREGLARAVIAGGDTSSHALRRLKIDALTTLLPLPQTPGSPLCLAHGDYPPTTGLQIALKGGQVGTDGYFAQIRDGRKS from the coding sequence ATGGATCGACTTCTCGTCAGCTATTACGGGGACGACTTTACCGGATCCACCGATGTCATGGAGGCGTTGGCATCGAACGGTGTTGCGACGGTGCTCTTCCTCGACATTCCCACGCCCAAAATGCTGGCGCGCTTCAAAGATTGTCGCGCAATCGGCATTGCTGGGACAAGCCGCAGCGAGACGCCCGCCTGGATGCAACAGCACCTGACGCCTGCTTTCGAATGGCTAAAGTCGCTTGGTGCCGCCATCTGTCACTACAAGGTCTGCTCGACCTTCGATTCCGGCCCCGAGATTGGCAGTATCGGCAAGGCGATCGAAATAGGCCGTGCGACGTTCGGGCAATCGACCGCGCCCGTCATCGTCGGGGCGCCGCAATTGGGGCGCTACACGGCGTTCGGCACTCTCTTTGCCGCCTACCAGGGCCGTATCTTTCGCATCGATCGCCATCCTGTGATGAGCCGCCATCCGGTGACACCGATGGACGAGGCCGATCTTGCAATCCACCTGGCGAAACAGACCCGCGTTCCGATCGTGGTCGCGGATCCTGACGCAATCACCTCGACCGACGCCGATGCCAGGATCGACGAACTGGCACAGAATGCACCCGGAATTCTGCTCATCGATGTCGATTCTGCGGCGACACAAGAGGCTGCAGGCCAACAGCTACTCCGCCTCACCAGCAGATCCGGGAGCTTCGTTGCTGGTTCATCGGGGGTTGAATATGCCCTTCTGCGTGCATGGCGCCATAACGGCCTCATCAGCGAAAACAGCGTCGAGTTTCCAGACGTCGGCCCCGTCGACCGCCTAGCGGTCGTGTCAGGCAGCGTATCGCCGACGACTGAGCGGCAAATCCGAAGTGCAGTCGATAACGGCTTCGAGAGCGTCGCCCTCGATCCGCTAGCACTGGTTTCGGAGGATGGCGACCGCTGCGTGGATGGAGCGGTACAGGCTGGCATCCAGAAGCTTAAGGAAGGCAAGAGCGTGATCATCCACACCGCTCTCGGGCCATCTGCGGACATCGGTGCCGACATCGACAAACATCCGGGCGCGCGTCACAAGCTCGGACGTGCACTCGGCACGGTCTTGCGTCGCCTGATCGAGAGAGAAGGGCTTGCTCGGGCCGTCATTGCCGGTGGCGACACGTCCAGTCACGCACTCAGGCGGTTGAAGATCGACGCATTGACGACCCTTCTTCCGCTTCCCCAGACGCCGGGGTCTCCGCTTTGCCTCGCTCACGGTGACTATCCGCCGACCACCGGCCTGCAGATCGCTCTTAAAGGCGGTCAGGTCGGAACAGACGGTTATTTCGCGCAGATACGCGACGGAAGGAAGAGTTGA
- the oiaX gene encoding 3-oxo-isoapionate-4-phosphate decarboxylase OiaX: MMITLTYRIETPGSVETMADKIASDQSTGTFVPVPGETEELKSRVAARVLAIRPLEGTNQPTWPEVTPGTQIHRADVDIAFPLDAIGTDISALMTIAIGGVYSIKGMTGIRIVDMKLPDAFKGAHPGPQFGISGSRRLTGVTGRPIIGTIVKPALGLRPHETAELVGELIAAGVDFIKDDEKLMSPAYSPLKERVAAIMPRILDHEQKTGKKVMYAFGISHADPDEMMRNHDIVANAGGNCAVVNINSIGFGGMSFVRKRSNLVLHAHRNGWDVLTRDPGAGMDFKVYQQFWRLLGVDQFQINGIRIKYWEPDESFVSSFKAVSAPLFDASDCPLPVAGSGQWGGQAPETYRRTGRTTDLLYLCGGGIVSHPGGPAAGVRAVQQAWQAAVADIPLDIYAKDHPELAASIAKFGDGKGA; the protein is encoded by the coding sequence ATGATGATTACGCTGACCTACCGCATCGAGACGCCTGGGAGCGTCGAGACGATGGCGGACAAAATCGCAAGCGACCAGTCGACCGGAACCTTCGTGCCCGTTCCTGGTGAGACCGAGGAATTGAAATCACGCGTCGCTGCTCGCGTGCTGGCGATCCGCCCGCTCGAAGGTACGAACCAGCCGACTTGGCCGGAGGTCACTCCCGGCACACAGATCCATCGCGCCGATGTCGACATCGCCTTTCCGCTGGATGCGATCGGGACCGATATCTCCGCATTGATGACCATCGCGATCGGTGGCGTCTATTCCATCAAGGGCATGACCGGCATCCGCATCGTCGACATGAAGCTGCCTGACGCCTTCAAGGGTGCGCATCCGGGCCCACAGTTCGGCATATCAGGCAGCCGCCGTTTGACCGGCGTTACAGGGCGCCCGATCATCGGGACGATCGTCAAGCCGGCCCTTGGGCTGCGGCCACACGAAACAGCAGAGCTCGTCGGCGAGCTGATTGCGGCCGGCGTCGACTTCATCAAGGACGACGAGAAGCTGATGAGCCCGGCTTATTCGCCGCTCAAGGAGCGCGTTGCAGCGATCATGCCGCGCATCCTCGATCACGAGCAGAAGACCGGCAAGAAGGTGATGTATGCCTTCGGCATCTCGCATGCCGACCCCGACGAAATGATGCGCAACCACGACATTGTTGCCAATGCTGGCGGTAACTGCGCCGTCGTCAACATCAACTCCATTGGCTTTGGCGGCATGAGCTTTGTTCGCAAGCGCTCCAATCTGGTGTTGCATGCGCATCGAAACGGTTGGGACGTGCTGACCCGCGATCCCGGCGCCGGCATGGACTTCAAGGTGTACCAGCAATTCTGGCGGCTGCTCGGGGTCGACCAGTTTCAGATCAACGGCATCAGGATCAAGTATTGGGAGCCTGACGAAAGCTTTGTCTCGTCCTTCAAGGCTGTCAGCGCGCCGCTATTTGATGCCTCCGATTGTCCGCTTCCAGTTGCCGGTTCCGGCCAGTGGGGAGGACAGGCCCCGGAGACCTATCGACGGACCGGCCGTACCACCGATCTTCTCTATCTGTGTGGCGGGGGCATTGTCAGCCACCCTGGCGGCCCGGCGGCTGGCGTCCGGGCCGTGCAGCAGGCCTGGCAGGCCGCCGTTGCAGACATCCCGTTGGACATCTACGCGAAGGATCATCCGGAGCTCGCCGCCTCCATTGCAAAATTCGGCGACGGCAAAGGCGCGTGA
- a CDS encoding transcriptional regulator NanR: MTQPLEQIVRRKLSDEVFDRLERMITSGELQPGDEMPSERVLMERFGVGRPAIREAMQSLANKGLVSISHGERAKVLRLTAKSIFRQVDLTAKIMLSQSADSLEHLKTARIFFERGMAREAAQRASASDIDDLRKIIERQRMSLGRAEEFIDADMEFHTRIAQISGNPIYVAVSEAMLAWLKEYHTEMLIWTGKEKFTLAEHEEIVDRLAANDVDGSEMALLKHLERSRALYAK, encoded by the coding sequence ATGACCCAACCCCTCGAACAAATCGTCCGTCGGAAACTGTCCGACGAAGTGTTTGATCGACTTGAGCGAATGATCACGTCGGGCGAGCTTCAGCCAGGCGATGAAATGCCATCTGAGCGCGTGCTCATGGAACGCTTTGGCGTTGGGCGGCCCGCCATCCGAGAGGCTATGCAGTCTCTCGCCAACAAAGGGCTTGTCAGTATTTCCCACGGTGAGCGGGCGAAGGTTCTCAGGTTGACGGCGAAGTCAATCTTTCGCCAGGTCGATCTGACCGCGAAGATCATGTTGTCACAATCGGCCGACTCGCTGGAGCATCTCAAAACTGCGCGCATCTTCTTCGAGCGCGGCATGGCGCGCGAGGCCGCCCAGCGTGCATCCGCAAGTGATATCGATGATCTGAGGAAGATCATCGAGCGCCAGCGCATGTCACTTGGGCGAGCCGAAGAGTTCATCGATGCGGATATGGAATTTCACACCCGCATCGCGCAGATTTCTGGCAATCCGATCTACGTCGCTGTCAGTGAAGCGATGCTCGCATGGCTGAAGGAATACCATACCGAGATGCTAATCTGGACCGGTAAGGAGAAGTTCACGTTAGCCGAACACGAGGAGATTGTGGACCGCTTGGCTGCGAACGACGTGGATGGGTCGGAGATGGCACTCCTCAAACATCTCGAGCGGTCGAGAGCGCTGTACGCGAAGTAG